In a single window of the Haladaptatus sp. R4 genome:
- a CDS encoding DUF4872 domain-containing protein, which yields MADPTIEIDRTTAARNAIRRTTELMLSPEGGEWDSQGVDGIRAFAADLPSWTELADSSWCARFAYQNIERRGTGGGAFRRLYADFLDALAPDLGLDESIPADCHGIADDWTALSDTLKDASETEGERQVHLFEDASEQAARIADREERLFTRLRDEL from the coding sequence GTGGCCGACCCGACCATCGAAATCGACCGAACGACGGCAGCGCGGAACGCGATTCGGCGGACGACGGAACTCATGCTCTCGCCCGAGGGCGGTGAGTGGGATTCACAGGGTGTGGACGGGATTCGGGCGTTCGCGGCGGACCTCCCCTCGTGGACGGAACTGGCGGATTCGAGTTGGTGTGCGCGCTTTGCCTACCAGAACATCGAACGGCGCGGGACCGGCGGCGGCGCGTTCCGCCGGTTGTACGCCGACTTCCTCGACGCGCTCGCACCCGACCTCGGACTCGACGAGTCGATTCCCGCGGACTGCCACGGCATCGCGGACGATTGGACGGCTTTGAGCGACACGCTCAAGGACGCGAGCGAGACCGAAGGGGAACGACAGGTTCACCTGTTCGAGGACGCTTCCGAGCAAGCCGCGAGAATCGCCGACCGCGAAGAACGGCTGTTCACGCGGCTCCGGGACGAACTGTAG